A stretch of DNA from Planctomycetaceae bacterium:
CTCAGCGGCGCAGCGTCGACCGGGAGCAGCACGTCAGCAGTCTCGGCAGCGACGACAAGTCAGCCGCCGACCTGGTGAGTCTGCTGAAGGATGCTGAACTGACGCCGGCGGCGGCCACCGTTCGGCGAGAAATGGAGCAGCGGTTTCTGGCGGCACTGAACCAGCTTGGCGACGACGATCGGGAAATGATCGTGATGCGGCACTTCGAACATCTGGGAAACGCCGAGGTCGCGCAGGCTCTGGGACTGACCGCACCCGCTGCGGGAATGCGATACCTGAGGGCCATTCGACGCCTTCGCGAAATCCTGGGAAGCGATGACGACGAATCGGAATAGCACCACGATTCGAACTCGATCCGGCTTGAAGGCGCGCCGTTGTCGCGTGCGACGTGGCCGAAGATTTGCCGTGAAATTGCCGCTGACTGTTGTTGAACACTATTCTGCGACATGCCGCCAATTGCCCGATATGTGAGCCGTAGAATGCCCTTGACCATTCCCGCACGATTGTTGTCCGCGTTTGTCGCCGTCGGTTCGCTGTCGCTTCCGCTGGCGGCCGCTGCTGACGATGTGTTTCCGCCGGAACTCACGCACTTCGAAGCGGTGTCGACAGATCCGATCTTCGCGGCGGCACCCGGTCAGTGGGATTCGAAAATCCGCGAACGCGGCTGGGTGATGAAAGACGGTGAGCAGTGGAAGCTGTGGTACACCGGCTACGATGACGCCGAGGAACCGCTGAAAATGAAGCTGGGGTATGCCACCTCGATGGATGGCATCCGGTGGGTTCGATATCCCCGAAATCCCGTCTTCGATGATGTCTGGATCGAAGACATGATGGTCGTGAAGCATGGCGACACGTATTTCATGTTTGCCGAAGGAGCCGGCGACCAGGCGCAACTACTGAAGTCTGCCGACGGCATTCAGTGGCAACGAATCAGAACGCTGGATGTACGACTGACAAACGGAGAACCGATTCCGCCGGGACCTTACGGAACACCAACGGCATGGTTCGAAGATGAAAACTGGTACCTGTTCTACGAACGCCGCGATCAGGGCATCTGGCTGGCCACATCCCGCGACATGACGGTCTGGACCAACGTCAGTGACGAGCCGCTGATCGTTCCCGGTCCGGAAAACCATGACAGCCTGATGATCGCGATGAATCAGGTGATCCGTCACAACGGTCGCTACTATGCGGTACTGCACGGCACCGGAACCGCCACCAAACCCCGCGACTGGTGTACGTACCTGGCGGTTTCTGACGACCTGCGGCACTGGACGAAGCATCCGGGAGGACCGCTGCTGCCCATTCCGGATAATCGATCAAGCGGCCAGCTTGTGCCCGACGGAATTCGCTTTCGACTGTACACGATGCACAGCCGCATCGACCTTTACCTGGGCCAACCCGCAAAATGACGGTTCGCTGACGGAGGAATGGCCCGAAGAGCACGTCCGGCTTCGTTCCGGCCGACTGTTGCAGCGGATGAGGCCACCGATCCCGCAACTCGCGCGGCGGTTGGGTTCGCAGCCTCGCCCACTTCGATTTGGCGCGAACGTACCGCACGGCGGCACCACGTCACACACGACGGAATGGCAACCCACGCGCTGTCACGCTTCGATCAATTCCCGGAGTTCGGCAAGATATCGCGGGATCTCCGTGAATGGATCGGCTGACTCTTCGTACTCCAGCGCCAGAAAGCCGCGATAGTTGGCGGCCTTCAGGATCTCGACAGTTCGCTTCAGGTCTGCCGGCTGTTGCGTTCCGTTGATCGAAACGGCGACCTTGATCTGGGCATTAACAGCGTACGGCGCGATGCGTTCCAGGTCACGATACGGATCGTCCGTGCGAAAATTGCCGCTATCGAAGTTGATTCCGAACCACGGCGAATCCTTCACGCCGTGAACGATCTTCAATATTTGATCGGGAGTCGATGTGATGCCGCCGTGGTTTTCCAGTGCGAGAAAGACGCCCTTTGTGGCGGCATAGTCGAGACTCTGGTTGATGCCGTCGACGCAGCGTTCGACGGCAGCCTCTTCGGTATCACCC
This window harbors:
- a CDS encoding sigma-70 family RNA polymerase sigma factor, with the protein product MELLNGVRDGDGDAVNRLMERHREAVRRMIQMRMDNALSRRVDASDVVQDVLFEASRRMEEYIRDPGMPFHLWLRQLARDRIIDMHRRHRTAQRRSVDREQHVSSLGSDDKSAADLVSLLKDAELTPAAATVRREMEQRFLAALNQLGDDDREMIVMRHFEHLGNAEVAQALGLTAPAAGMRYLRAIRRLREILGSDDDESE
- a CDS encoding glycosylase; its protein translation is MPLTIPARLLSAFVAVGSLSLPLAAAADDVFPPELTHFEAVSTDPIFAAAPGQWDSKIRERGWVMKDGEQWKLWYTGYDDAEEPLKMKLGYATSMDGIRWVRYPRNPVFDDVWIEDMMVVKHGDTYFMFAEGAGDQAQLLKSADGIQWQRIRTLDVRLTNGEPIPPGPYGTPTAWFEDENWYLFYERRDQGIWLATSRDMTVWTNVSDEPLIVPGPENHDSLMIAMNQVIRHNGRYYAVLHGTGTATKPRDWCTYLAVSDDLRHWTKHPGGPLLPIPDNRSSGQLVPDGIRFRLYTMHSRIDLYLGQPAK